The genomic segment caatggcagtgaggTAAACTTTTTTTGATAAAGTAGCAAAAAGTGCGGTTTAGGTGGTGTAAAACTTGAAGGATTGGCTGggcctcccagtccaaatgaattggacgtctagcgacgtcaatggcagacagcgagtttaacgtttttttaaataatagcaAAAAAGTGCGGGTTTAAGATGTAAAACTGGGAAAACTGGCTGTCAATGTCCCTGAAAAATGAGCATTCTgatttttcagtgccattgactgtactcgacgtcaaatccattttaatcgaatctcccagtcaaaatggattggacactaaCACgttcaatggcaggcaattatTTCCTCAAAAGTTTTAGTGAAAGGCAGCAAAATCTTTGTTAACAAGTTTAGGGGTCTGTAAAATTGTCACTTGTTAAATAAAGCTTAAAATATTGaagaatattttctttatttcaacTAAAAGGGATTTCTATTAATTGTATGCatcttttttgaatatttttccgGCCTCGCTTTGACCTtgaggcttttttattttgttgttgttttttttcttccccatttCCCTCAAAAGCCCCTCTTTACTTTCCTGTGGGGGTGCGTGCGAGAATACTAAGCGAGGCGCCTCATTTAGTCGCTGTCCTCATTTCGAGGCCGCGCTTGCATTTAAATGTTAACTAGTCATAGAGATGTTAATGAGCGAGGGGAAGTGTTTGCTAGCGGGCCCCCCGTTGGACTTTTTGCAATGCATGCGTATTGGGTAGCAGGGGGGCTTCATAATGTGGGGGGATCGGGCTTGTTTCTTAGTCAGTTTTTAGGAAGCACAAAAAGTAGGAAGTTGCTCTTAGATATCCTACATGAGGTAACTTCACCATTTTGGTGGACATGAGCCTGAATATCTGCATAAAACACAATTCTGAGCTCAGCGTATTcgcaaagtcgaaaatattgaAAGTAAAGGGCTGCAGGGTTgcaatattagtattttttcattataGTTTTTACCTAAATTGCTTGGAAGAGCAGCAGTGatcataaaaatgtattcaaaatagGAGCACACCCTTTTTAGTGTCCCCGGAGACCCTGTTGAAACCACTAAACAACGTTTTTATTTCGTTTTACTTTTTTATCGAGgcttaaaaaatgtttctgtTGATGATTCCTCCCCAGTATAGTGTAGGCCAAAAATCATTGTGTCAAACTGACATGTTGGTCTCGTGCGCTCTCTCCGGCAGGTTTTCCGATGCATGCCAAGTCCACGGTGAATGTCGGAAGTGGTGATCCCCCCAGATGGAGCTCCAAAGTCAACATGGCCCCGGCGGTTCATTAGTGGTGATCCAGCAGCCTTCCCTCGAGAGCCGCCAGAGGTCGGATTACGAGCGGGAGTTCCAGCATGCCGCCATCCTTTCCCTGGACCAGATCAAGGCCATCCGCTCCAGCAACGAGTACACGGAGGGCCCGTCGGTGGCGCGCCGCCCGCCCGTGCCCCGCATGCCGCCGCGGCCGCACGACAAGCAGGAGAGGACTCACGAGGTCATCCTGGTCAATGTGAACAACAACTATGAGCACCGGCCATCGGGGGGCGCCGTGTTAGGCGGCTCTAGGGTGCCGCTGCTGAGCCGCTCCACCAGCACGGGAAGCGCCGCCAGCTCGGGGAGCAACAGCAGCGTCTCCTCCGAGCAAGGACTCCTGGCGCGCTCGCCGCCCGCCAGACTCAACGGCAACCCGCGGCCCGTTCGGACTCAGCCCAAAGCCAAGGGGCCGCCAACGGGGCGCGACTCCGGCTCCCACTTGCACCAGGCGCCGCCGCTCAAGGGCAAATCGGACTTCCCCGGCCCCGGCAAAGAGGCGTCCCCACCGCCGCGGGCCCTCTCCGGCCACCAATTCATCTGCGAACGTTGCGGTAAATGCAAGTGCGGCGAGTGCACGGCACCCCGCAGCCTGCCCTCGTGTCTGGCGTGCAACGGTCAGTGCCTGTGTTCGGCGGAGAGCGCGCTGGAGCACGGCACCTGCATGTGCCTGGTCAAGGGAATCTTCTACCACTGCTCCAACGACGACGAGGGCGACTCTTGCGCCGACCACCCCTGCTCGCCGTCGCACTCGCACTGCTGCTCGCGCTTCCTGTGCATGGGATTAATGTCTGTCCTCTTCCCCTGCCTCCTGTGCTACCCGCCGGTCAAGGGCTGCCTGAAGGCCTGCCAGGGTTGCTACGACCGGGTGCGGAGGCCCGGATGCCGATGCAAGAACTCCAACACCGTGTACTGTAAACTGGAGAGCTGGGCCCAGCCCAACCAGGAGAAACCCTCCTGATCGCACCCCTTGCGGACAgcaaagacagaaacaaaaccTAGCAAGCACCTCCTGCCCATCTTCCCTGGAAGAAAAACCACTCgtttgaaaacaacaacaacaaaaacacgttatttttttttctctctcctggtTCAGGACCGTGTTTTTACACACCAGTGTTTGCCTTAGCCGTTCCCGCATCGTTTCTCCAGTCTCTTTCTCGGATTTCTGTATCGTGTTACTACCGGTTCTTCCTGTGAAGGAGCGTCTTTTCAGAGGAGGGTTTCCCAAATCTTAGCCCAAATTGTTCCCAAATCAACACATTGGAATGCAATGGCGGTTGACATTTTGGGGACAACCCCCATGTTAGGAAATCCTGCAGGGAATCTAAAAATAACCTTTTCCTGCACGTCCGCTCCAACAGTTCacaaatgaaagtaaaacagCAACTCCACTGTGACATTTGAGGTGCACCCTCCAAAATGGGACCCATTCTTAGACCTTAACTCTAACTTAtcctccttttaaattaaacaatgCCTTCTCCAACTGATCATCTCAAACCAAAATAAGTGAATGCAAAAGAACCAATTTGACAGTGCAAAATAAGTTTGGGGAACCCTGCTTTTTTGGctctttttttgggttgtttttttttatataagggCAATGCTGTAGCTGTTACCTACAGGTATCTTAATTTTCAGTTTGCATTAGCAGTTGCTCTACCACACTAAAAACCTCTTCCATGCTTATGTTGCATTAACACAAGCACCTCCATCTCATAGTATTTCCTTCCTCTCCTCTCCAGATGGAATATGTTTCTCTTCCTCCCATTTATTTTGTGTACATTGTATGCTCGAAAAAGAGGAATTCTGGCTATTTTGGTTAAGAAATCTGctcagattttgttgttgtacaaaaatatttattatgtgAAGCTCTATTATTTTATGATATTTATTGCAAGAGACAGTCTTAAAATTTTACTCATGTctgaaatataacaaaaaatatcaaatacttACCGAGAAAAAGTGGAAAAGGGtggcacaaaagaaaaaatatgttaacttTAATGCAGAAAATAtattaatgaatgaaaacaaacaagcgcttctgactttttttgttatttcccaATGCACCTTTTGCCAGAATTTGGGCATTTTTCAAGGCGACGTCGACACGGCCCACGGCCCCCACCGCAGGAAGTCGCTCAACAAGTCACCGCATGACCCTCACGATTGGATTCCCAAAGGCGCTCTCCATTTTGCATGTGTGCGCGCGTCCATTACCAGGCCACCTGttcaaagataataaaaaccACCACCATCAATGCTGAGTTTTTACGGTGTAGTTCCTGCACTTAAAGGCAACTCCAACCCCACCCTACCCCCccataccaccaccaccaccgccaccttCCCATTTGTCTtactctttgtgtgtgtgtgtgtcaggggAATTTATCACTTGGGAAGTCTGCTGACACCCATCCCCCAACCACACCCAGCCTCCCCATGGGATGAGGTCATCACTTTGAAAAGCAGTTGGACAAACCAGGAAGTCCTAAAGACGCATTAAAAGGAGACGAGGGGGGGTTGATGCTACATTGAAAAAGTTTCACAGATAAGAAGAAGCCGGGAAGGTAAACAAGGGGCACAAAAGGAACTATCTGGTTACATACAGTTGCCGTATTTTGACGTTGTCAGTACTTGAGATGAAACCTGTGCTTTGAGTGGGTTTTATATAGACTAGAAAAAGTACAATAGAATTCTGGTCAGgtgttttttggacattttagggtcacttttttttgttattaactTGTTGGTTGCCATTGAGGGTGCTTATTCATTTGTTGAAGGGtagtgtcgtcaatggcaatg from the Stigmatopora nigra isolate UIUO_SnigA chromosome 14, RoL_Snig_1.1, whole genome shotgun sequence genome contains:
- the spry1 gene encoding protein sprouty homolog 1, coding for MELQSQHGPGGSLVVIQQPSLESRQRSDYEREFQHAAILSLDQIKAIRSSNEYTEGPSVARRPPVPRMPPRPHDKQERTHEVILVNVNNNYEHRPSGGAVLGGSRVPLLSRSTSTGSAASSGSNSSVSSEQGLLARSPPARLNGNPRPVRTQPKAKGPPTGRDSGSHLHQAPPLKGKSDFPGPGKEASPPPRALSGHQFICERCGKCKCGECTAPRSLPSCLACNGQCLCSAESALEHGTCMCLVKGIFYHCSNDDEGDSCADHPCSPSHSHCCSRFLCMGLMSVLFPCLLCYPPVKGCLKACQGCYDRVRRPGCRCKNSNTVYCKLESWAQPNQEKPS